Proteins encoded by one window of Roseibium sp. Sym1:
- a CDS encoding DUF502 domain-containing protein gives MSRHKHKSEDAHKIGHHRPGAATRLRNYFLTGLVITGPIGITLWLTWTFIKWVDGWVKPFVPKLYNPDTYLPFPIPGFGLIVAIFVLTIVGFLAANFLGRSMLSVGENIVGRMPLVRNIYSGLKQIFETILDQRGDSFTKAALIEYPRKGLWAIVFISTDTKGEVAARLEDQADTMSVFLPTTPNPTSGFLLFVPKEDIIELDMSVEDAAKLVISAGLVSPRHPETLKDKVVDPEQLERVRTPEDA, from the coding sequence ATGAGCCGGCACAAACATAAATCAGAAGACGCGCACAAGATAGGCCATCACCGGCCTGGTGCGGCAACACGTCTTCGCAACTACTTCCTGACCGGCCTGGTCATCACCGGTCCGATCGGAATCACGTTGTGGCTGACCTGGACCTTCATCAAGTGGGTTGACGGGTGGGTGAAGCCGTTCGTGCCGAAACTCTATAATCCGGACACCTACCTGCCTTTTCCGATCCCCGGCTTCGGGTTGATCGTCGCGATCTTCGTCCTGACCATCGTGGGGTTCCTGGCCGCAAATTTTCTTGGCCGCAGTATGCTCTCTGTCGGCGAGAACATCGTTGGCCGCATGCCGCTGGTTCGTAATATTTACAGTGGCTTGAAGCAGATCTTTGAGACAATACTTGATCAGAGGGGCGACAGTTTCACCAAGGCGGCGTTGATCGAGTATCCGCGCAAGGGCCTGTGGGCGATCGTGTTCATCTCCACCGATACCAAGGGGGAAGTCGCCGCAAGACTGGAAGATCAGGCGGACACCATGTCGGTGTTCCTGCCGACAACGCCCAATCCGACTTCGGGTTTTCTGCTGTTCGTTCCCAAGGAGGACATCATAGAGCTCGACATGAGCGTCGAGGATGCCGCCAAGCTGGTGATATCAGCCGGACTTGTCAGTCCGAGACATCCGGAGACCCTGAAGGACAAGGTCGTCGATCCGGAGCAGCTGGAGCGTGTCCGGACGCCGGAAGACGCCTGA
- the mfd gene encoding transcription-repair coupling factor — MFDRLLKDRANVTLAGVPDGAESYALARVMAESAASGLSLVFIARDATRMAMISEALGFFDPEIDILQLPAWDCLPYDRVSPNPAISARRLLALGQLARGLETGRKTILLTTLNAALQRVPERSFMAEQTLSMAPGNQVNMDSISAWMEMNGFSRTPTVRETGEYAVRGGIVDLFAPGSEEPVRLDFFGDTLESIRSFNAETQRTSRQLKRLDLVPMSEVVLSEDAISRFRRSYLANFGAASREDVLYQSISDGRRYAGMEHWLPLFHERLETLFDYIGETPVVLDTNAADAVRERVDQIQEYYQARQEAREMGTGAGNVPYMPVEPASLYFSEAEWTAAIADRATASLDPFTPPPGSGKTVIELEGRQGRSFAAERAAGDVNIFDALTSHVRDLQKQGKRTVIACWSEGSRDRLGQILGDHGLGAVHEADTLTGVEDLPKKTTALCVLGIEHGFELKDIAFIGEQDILGDRLVRKSRRKAKGANVITEATGLSEGDLVVHVEHGIGRFIGLKTIEAVGAPHDCLELQYQGGDKLYLPVENIELLSRYGSEDQEAQLDKLGGGAWQARKAKLKKRILEIADGLIKTAAQRALKTAPVVETPEGVYDEFATRFPYEETEDQLSAIDAVFDDLASGRPMDRLICGDVGFGKTEVALRAAFLAAMSGRQVAVVVPTTLLARQHYKTFSERFHGLPINVAHASRLVPARQLTQTKKGLSDGSVDIVVGTHALLGKSVQFRDLGLLIIDEEQHFGVKHKERLKELKSDVHVMTLSATPIPRTLQLALTGVRELSLIATPPVDRLAVRTFVSPFDPLVVREALLREHYRGGQSFYVCPRLSDIADRRDFLENQVPELKVAVAHGQMPPGELEDVMNAFYEGKYNVLLSTTIVESGLDIPTANTLIVHRADMFGLAQLYQLRGRVGRSKTRAYALFTVPANKTLTATAERRLKVLQSLETLGAGFQLASHDLDIRGAGNLLGEEQSGHIKEVGFELYQQMLEEAVAQLKDGGADFGDEQWSPQINIGTPVLIPEDYVADLQLRLQLYRRLGDVTEAEEIDAFGAELIDRFGPLPDEVQHLLKIVYIKGLCRKSNVEKVDAGPKGIVITFRNSEFANPAGLVSYIAEQGVLAKIRPDQKIVLTRDWDKTDARLKGTATVLTKLARLAAV; from the coding sequence GTGTTTGACAGGCTGCTGAAGGACCGCGCCAATGTCACGCTTGCCGGCGTGCCCGATGGCGCCGAAAGTTATGCGCTCGCACGGGTGATGGCTGAAAGCGCAGCGAGCGGGCTGTCGCTCGTCTTCATTGCCCGCGATGCCACCCGCATGGCGATGATCAGCGAGGCACTCGGATTTTTTGATCCGGAAATTGACATCCTGCAGCTGCCGGCCTGGGACTGCCTGCCCTATGACCGGGTGTCGCCGAACCCGGCCATCAGCGCACGCAGGCTGCTGGCGCTTGGTCAGCTGGCGCGCGGTCTCGAGACCGGCCGAAAGACCATTCTCCTGACGACGCTGAATGCCGCCCTGCAACGCGTGCCCGAACGCTCGTTCATGGCCGAACAGACGCTCTCCATGGCGCCCGGAAACCAGGTCAACATGGACAGCATTTCCGCCTGGATGGAAATGAACGGCTTTTCGCGCACGCCGACCGTGCGTGAAACCGGCGAATATGCCGTACGCGGCGGAATCGTCGATCTGTTCGCGCCGGGCTCGGAAGAACCGGTCCGCCTCGATTTCTTCGGCGATACTCTGGAATCGATCCGCTCGTTCAACGCCGAAACACAGCGCACCTCAAGGCAGCTCAAGCGTCTCGACCTGGTGCCCATGAGCGAGGTGGTGCTGTCGGAAGACGCGATCTCCCGGTTCCGGCGCTCCTATCTGGCGAATTTCGGCGCCGCCAGCCGTGAGGATGTCCTCTACCAGTCGATCAGCGACGGCCGCCGCTATGCCGGGATGGAACACTGGCTGCCGCTGTTTCACGAGCGGCTCGAGACCCTGTTCGACTATATCGGCGAGACACCGGTGGTCCTCGACACCAATGCGGCGGACGCGGTGCGTGAACGGGTCGACCAGATCCAGGAATATTACCAGGCGCGCCAGGAGGCCCGGGAAATGGGGACGGGCGCCGGCAACGTGCCCTATATGCCGGTCGAACCGGCAAGCCTCTATTTTTCTGAAGCCGAATGGACGGCTGCCATTGCAGACAGGGCCACGGCCTCGCTTGATCCGTTTACGCCGCCGCCGGGCAGCGGGAAGACCGTCATTGAGCTGGAGGGGCGTCAGGGCCGCAGTTTCGCGGCCGAACGGGCCGCCGGCGACGTCAACATTTTCGACGCGCTGACAAGTCATGTGCGAGATCTTCAGAAACAGGGCAAGCGCACGGTGATTGCCTGCTGGTCGGAAGGCTCGCGCGACCGGCTTGGCCAGATCCTCGGTGACCACGGCCTCGGGGCCGTTCACGAGGCTGACACGCTGACGGGCGTTGAGGACCTGCCCAAAAAGACCACGGCGCTTTGCGTGCTCGGCATCGAGCACGGCTTCGAGCTCAAGGACATCGCCTTTATCGGTGAACAGGACATTCTGGGCGACCGGCTGGTGCGCAAGTCGCGCCGCAAGGCCAAGGGCGCCAATGTCATCACCGAAGCCACCGGACTTTCGGAAGGCGATCTTGTCGTCCACGTCGAACACGGCATCGGCCGGTTCATCGGCCTGAAGACCATCGAGGCCGTCGGCGCGCCGCATGACTGTCTTGAGCTGCAATACCAGGGCGGCGACAAGCTCTACCTGCCGGTTGAGAATATCGAACTGCTGTCGCGCTATGGCTCGGAAGACCAGGAAGCCCAGCTCGACAAGCTCGGCGGCGGCGCCTGGCAGGCGCGCAAGGCCAAGCTCAAGAAGCGCATCCTGGAGATTGCCGACGGGCTCATCAAGACGGCTGCGCAACGGGCGCTCAAGACGGCGCCCGTGGTGGAGACGCCGGAAGGGGTCTATGACGAATTCGCGACGCGCTTTCCCTACGAGGAAACGGAAGACCAGCTGTCCGCGATCGATGCCGTCTTCGATGATCTGGCTTCGGGACGCCCGATGGACCGGCTGATCTGCGGCGATGTCGGCTTCGGCAAGACGGAAGTGGCGCTGCGGGCCGCATTCCTTGCAGCCATGTCCGGGCGCCAGGTTGCCGTGGTCGTGCCGACGACGCTTCTGGCACGCCAGCACTACAAGACCTTCTCCGAGCGTTTCCACGGGCTGCCGATCAATGTCGCCCATGCGTCGCGGCTGGTTCCCGCCCGGCAGCTGACCCAGACCAAGAAGGGCTTGAGCGACGGGTCGGTCGATATTGTCGTCGGGACGCATGCGCTGCTCGGCAAGTCGGTGCAGTTCCGCGATCTCGGCCTGCTGATCATCGACGAGGAGCAGCATTTCGGTGTCAAGCACAAGGAGCGGCTGAAGGAGCTGAAGTCGGACGTCCACGTGATGACGCTGTCGGCGACGCCGATACCGCGGACCCTTCAACTCGCCCTGACCGGCGTGCGCGAACTCTCCCTGATCGCGACGCCGCCGGTCGACCGGCTGGCCGTCAGAACCTTCGTGTCGCCCTTCGATCCGCTGGTGGTGCGCGAGGCATTGCTGCGCGAACATTACCGCGGCGGCCAGAGTTTCTATGTCTGTCCGCGTCTGTCGGATATCGCTGACCGGCGGGATTTTCTGGAAAATCAGGTGCCGGAGCTAAAAGTCGCCGTTGCCCATGGCCAGATGCCGCCGGGCGAGCTGGAAGACGTCATGAACGCCTTCTACGAGGGCAAGTACAACGTGCTGCTGTCGACGACGATCGTGGAATCAGGCCTCGACATTCCGACGGCCAACACTCTGATCGTGCACCGGGCGGACATGTTCGGCCTGGCGCAGCTCTACCAGCTGCGCGGCCGCGTCGGCCGGTCCAAGACACGCGCCTATGCGCTCTTCACCGTGCCGGCCAACAAGACGCTGACAGCGACGGCCGAACGGCGCCTCAAGGTGTTGCAGTCCCTGGAAACGCTTGGCGCCGGCTTCCAGCTCGCCAGCCACGATCTCGACATTCGCGGGGCAGGGAACCTGCTTGGCGAGGAACAGTCCGGCCATATCAAGGAGGTCGGCTTCGAGCTTTATCAGCAGATGCTGGAAGAGGCGGTTGCCCAGCTCAAGGACGGCGGCGCGGATTTCGGCGACGAGCAATGGTCGCCGCAGATCAATATCGGCACGCCGGTTCTGATCCCGGAAGACTATGTCGCCGACCTGCAGCTGCGCCTGCAGCTCTACCGGCGTCTCGGCGATGTCACCGAGGCGGAGGAAATCGATGCCTTCGGCGCGGAACTGATCGACCGCTTCGGCCCGCTGCCCGACGAGGTCCAGCATCTCCTGAAGATCGTCTACATCAAGGGACTGTGCCGCAAGTCCAACGTGGAGAAGGTCGACGCCGGGCCGAAGGGCATCGTCATCACCTTCCGCAATTCCGAATTCGCCAACCCGGCGGGGCTGGTCTCCTACATTGCCGAGCAGGGTGTGCTCGCCAAGATCCGGCCGGACCAGAAGATCGTGCTGACCCGCGACTGGGACAAAACGGATGCGCGGCTCAAGGGCACGGCGACGGTGCTGACCAAGCTGGCGCGGCTGGCAGCGGTTTGA
- a CDS encoding RBBP9/YdeN family alpha/beta hydrolase, translating to MTKLVSVPGIGSSGPGHWQSSWEGLFAGSVRISPASWTEPVLEDWIEAIEREADRTGTGAVFVCHSLGCLAFLHWAAVTACPWRGAFLVGIPDANGPNFPAVAAGFEISRIKAADRPILALVSSDDPYDPKGVGAALARNAGGTVIGLGARGHVNEASGLGDWSEGRALFSAFLTGLATR from the coding sequence ATGACGAAACTCGTATCGGTACCTGGAATCGGCAGTTCCGGGCCGGGGCACTGGCAAAGCAGTTGGGAAGGTCTTTTCGCCGGAAGTGTCCGGATATCTCCTGCGTCCTGGACGGAACCTGTGCTGGAGGACTGGATTGAAGCTATCGAACGGGAAGCGGATAGGACCGGGACGGGCGCGGTATTCGTATGTCATTCACTTGGATGCCTTGCGTTTCTGCACTGGGCCGCGGTGACGGCCTGTCCTTGGCGCGGTGCCTTTCTCGTCGGTATTCCCGATGCAAATGGGCCAAATTTTCCGGCCGTTGCAGCAGGATTTGAAATTTCGCGGATCAAGGCCGCAGACCGGCCCATCCTGGCCCTTGTGAGTTCAGATGATCCGTATGACCCGAAGGGTGTCGGTGCGGCCCTTGCCAGAAACGCGGGGGGAACGGTGATCGGTCTCGGCGCCAGGGGACATGTCAACGAAGCCAGCGGGCTTGGCGACTGGAGCGAGGGGCGGGCACTCTTCTCCGCGTTCTTGACGGGTCTCGCAACAAGATGA
- a CDS encoding Lrp/AsnC family transcriptional regulator produces MAILEILQEDGRLSVSEVGRRVGLSQPATSERIKRLEERGIIGGYCARINPQALGLAMQALLRLRTTHENIPRALQLFAETPEIVNVDRVTGEDCFVLRVIVPRPVDLERIVDTIARLGPVTTAVVLRQQRAKPISRQLMRSTGTME; encoded by the coding sequence ATGGCAATTCTTGAAATCCTGCAGGAAGATGGACGTCTGTCCGTGTCCGAAGTCGGCCGGCGGGTTGGTCTGTCGCAGCCGGCGACTTCGGAACGTATCAAGCGGCTGGAGGAACGGGGAATCATCGGCGGGTATTGCGCGCGGATCAACCCGCAGGCGCTGGGGCTGGCCATGCAAGCCTTGCTTCGGCTCAGGACCACACACGAGAACATCCCCCGCGCCTTGCAGCTCTTTGCCGAAACGCCGGAAATCGTGAATGTGGACCGCGTCACCGGCGAAGACTGTTTCGTCTTGCGTGTGATCGTTCCCCGCCCCGTCGATCTGGAGCGGATTGTCGATACAATTGCACGGCTGGGGCCGGTGACAACGGCGGTCGTATTGCGCCAGCAACGCGCAAAACCCATTTCGCGTCAGCTGATGAGAAGCACCGGCACGATGGAATGA
- the glmS gene encoding glutamine--fructose-6-phosphate transaminase (isomerizing) yields MCGIVGVLGRVEVAPRIVDSLKRLEYRGYDSAGVATLVDGHLVRRRAEGKLRNLEAVLEKSPLPGTAGIGHTRWATHGAPTVSNAHPHLAGGVAVVHNGIIENYLELRDEIAATGAVLETETDTEVVAHLINLVIARGKTAREAVAEVLPRLKGAFALAMLFSGEEDLLIGARKGSPLAVGHGEGEMFFGSDAIALSPFTDRITYLEEGDWAVLTRSGASIFDKDNRPVERPEARSSVTSSLMEKGNYKHFMAKEIHEQPEVLGHTLSRYFDYTSQKANVDGADALKFKDLSRLIITACGTAYLAGLVSKYWFEKYARLPVEIDIASEFRYRETPVSDKDAALFISQSGETADTLASLRYCKTHGATIGAIVNVPESTIARESDRVFQTIAGPEIGVASTKAFTCQLAVLAALALQAGRERGVLSKEREQELVAELTEVPSLALKALASEADIEKLAHPLSKANNALYLGRATNFPLALEGALKLKELSYIHAEGYAAGELKHGPIALIDENMPVFVIAPYDAIYEKTVSNMQEVAARGGRIVLITDERGAAECGNAARDTVILPNMSDIVAPIIYALPVQLIAYHTAVFMGTDVDQPRNLAKSVTVE; encoded by the coding sequence CGCCGAAGGCAAGTTGCGCAACCTGGAGGCGGTCCTTGAAAAATCGCCCCTGCCGGGTACGGCCGGTATCGGCCACACCAGATGGGCAACACACGGCGCGCCGACCGTTTCAAATGCCCATCCGCATCTGGCGGGGGGCGTGGCCGTCGTCCACAACGGGATCATAGAAAACTATCTCGAACTGCGCGACGAGATCGCGGCGACCGGTGCCGTTCTGGAAACCGAAACCGATACGGAAGTCGTTGCCCACCTGATCAATCTGGTGATCGCACGGGGCAAAACGGCGCGCGAGGCTGTTGCCGAGGTTCTGCCGCGCCTGAAGGGCGCGTTCGCGCTCGCCATGCTGTTCTCCGGCGAAGAGGATCTCCTGATCGGGGCGCGGAAAGGCTCGCCGCTGGCGGTTGGCCACGGTGAAGGCGAGATGTTCTTCGGGTCCGATGCCATTGCGCTATCGCCGTTTACGGACCGGATCACCTATCTCGAAGAGGGCGACTGGGCAGTGCTGACCCGCTCCGGCGCCAGCATATTCGACAAGGACAACCGGCCGGTGGAACGGCCGGAAGCGCGGTCGTCCGTGACCTCCAGCCTGATGGAGAAGGGCAATTACAAGCACTTCATGGCCAAGGAAATTCATGAGCAGCCGGAAGTGCTTGGTCATACGCTGTCGCGGTATTTCGACTACACGTCGCAAAAGGCAAATGTCGACGGCGCCGACGCGTTGAAATTCAAGGACCTCTCAAGGCTGATCATCACGGCATGCGGGACAGCCTACCTGGCCGGCCTCGTGTCGAAATACTGGTTTGAGAAATATGCCAGGCTTCCGGTTGAAATCGACATAGCCAGCGAATTCCGCTACCGCGAGACACCGGTCAGCGACAAGGACGCGGCCCTGTTCATTTCGCAATCGGGTGAAACGGCCGACACCTTGGCCTCGCTCCGCTATTGCAAGACGCATGGCGCGACCATCGGGGCAATCGTGAATGTTCCGGAAAGCACGATTGCCCGCGAGTCCGACAGGGTGTTCCAGACCATTGCGGGTCCGGAGATCGGCGTTGCCTCGACCAAGGCCTTTACCTGCCAGCTTGCGGTGCTGGCCGCACTTGCGCTCCAGGCAGGCCGTGAACGCGGCGTGCTCAGCAAGGAACGCGAACAGGAGCTGGTGGCGGAACTGACGGAAGTGCCGAGCCTTGCCCTGAAGGCCCTGGCAAGCGAGGCGGATATCGAGAAGCTGGCCCATCCGCTGTCCAAGGCCAACAATGCGCTTTACCTTGGCCGCGCAACCAATTTTCCGCTCGCCCTTGAAGGGGCCCTGAAACTCAAGGAACTGTCCTATATCCATGCAGAAGGCTATGCCGCCGGGGAACTGAAGCATGGCCCGATCGCACTGATCGACGAGAACATGCCGGTTTTCGTCATCGCGCCCTATGATGCGATCTACGAAAAGACCGTGTCCAACATGCAGGAAGTGGCAGCACGGGGCGGGCGGATCGTGCTGATCACCGACGAACGCGGCGCTGCCGAATGCGGCAATGCGGCCAGGGACACGGTGATCCTGCCGAACATGTCCGATATCGTTGCCCCGATCATCTACGCGCTGCCGGTTCAACTGATCGCGTATCACACGGCGGTCTTCATGGGAACGGATGTCGACCAGCCGCGCAATCTGGCCAAGTCCGTCACGGTCGAATAG
- a CDS encoding GNAT family acetyltransferase, with translation MAEDTDSSRIIPFEDRFRSQVIALWDKCGLTRPWNDPDKDIDRKLSDRNGVFLLLLVADRLVGSVMVSHDGHRGSIYYLSIDPEYQSGGLGKKLMTHCEAYLKDLGCPKINLFVRRGNEAVMTFYEGLGYAEEAAVPMGKRLIPDD, from the coding sequence ATGGCGGAAGACACCGACAGCAGCCGGATCATTCCTTTCGAGGACCGGTTCCGGTCCCAGGTCATCGCCTTGTGGGACAAGTGCGGGCTGACCCGGCCGTGGAACGATCCGGACAAGGATATCGATCGCAAGCTGTCCGACAGGAACGGGGTTTTCCTGCTTCTTCTGGTGGCCGACAGGCTCGTCGGGTCCGTCATGGTCAGCCATGACGGCCATCGCGGATCCATCTATTATCTCAGCATCGATCCGGAGTATCAGTCAGGCGGTCTTGGCAAGAAGCTCATGACCCATTGCGAGGCCTATCTCAAGGATCTTGGCTGCCCGAAGATCAACCTGTTCGTCCGGCGCGGAAACGAGGCGGTCATGACGTTCTACGAAGGGCTGGGATATGCCGAGGAGGCCGCCGTGCCCATGGGCAAAAGGCTTATTCCCGACGATTGA
- a CDS encoding YbaN family protein, with product MPISEAVLRRTTFKLLGTGCVGLGIVGAFLPLLPSTIFFILAAACFARSSPALEARILNHSVFGPPVVAWREHGAINRKAKTVAVAGMAFGYGMFLYTASPSLWLGVLVGLFIGGCAVYVLTRPSGPKNTSIDECSNQV from the coding sequence ATGCCGATTTCGGAGGCAGTGTTGCGGCGAACCACGTTCAAACTTCTGGGAACCGGATGTGTTGGCCTCGGCATAGTCGGTGCTTTCCTGCCCCTGTTGCCGAGCACCATATTCTTCATTCTCGCCGCCGCCTGCTTCGCACGCTCCTCGCCGGCTCTCGAGGCGCGTATCCTGAACCACTCCGTGTTTGGTCCTCCGGTGGTTGCCTGGCGGGAACATGGAGCCATCAACCGCAAGGCCAAGACGGTTGCGGTTGCCGGCATGGCCTTCGGCTACGGCATGTTTCTCTATACAGCCTCGCCTTCGCTATGGCTCGGGGTACTGGTCGGCCTGTTCATCGGCGGATGCGCCGTTTACGTGCTCACCCGGCCGAGCGGTCCGAAAAACACGTCCATTGACGAATGTTCAAACCAGGTCTGA
- a CDS encoding FAD assembly factor SdhE, translated as MSETTGARTEATGDTRDPRRKKILFRCWHRGMKEMDLLLGGFADAEIDSLSEDELRELEHLLTAQDQDLYAWMTGRTPLPDEWDGPLYRRIIAYHEAAGPAGFAR; from the coding sequence ATGTCCGAGACGACCGGCGCACGCACCGAAGCTACCGGGGATACGCGCGATCCCCGCCGCAAGAAGATCCTGTTCCGCTGCTGGCACCGGGGCATGAAGGAAATGGACCTGTTGCTGGGCGGGTTCGCGGATGCGGAAATCGACAGCTTGAGCGAAGACGAACTGCGCGAGCTGGAACATCTCCTGACCGCGCAGGACCAGGATCTCTACGCCTGGATGACGGGCCGCACGCCCTTGCCGGACGAGTGGGACGGGCCGCTTTACCGGCGGATCATTGCCTATCACGAAGCCGCCGGTCCGGCCGGGTTTGCCAGATAA
- the recG gene encoding ATP-dependent DNA helicase RecG: protein MRPPVLDPLFAPVSTLPGIGPKIAKLVSGLVGGQPDRDATVADLLFHIPHSLIDRRHRPGIAYSENGDIVTLDVIIGRHMAPPRHSKAPYKISAHDDTGQISFVFFHPRRDWLEKTFPEGERRIVSGKVEWFNDRPQMVHPDYSLKPEEAEEMPAIEPVYPLTAGLAAKTLQKAVRAAVDRLPNLPEWLNEAHLHQTGWPDFSEALKTLHAPKEQQDIDPASPYMQRLAYDELLASQLALAMVRAHMRTLGGIARQPKGDLQKAVIDALPFQLTGSQAKAIQEINEDLAQPVRMLRLLQGDVGAGKTVVALAALAQVIESGAQGGLMAPTEILARQHYASMKPLCDKAGIRLALMTGKDSQKERRIRQEQLDAGEIDLVVGTHALFQGTVTFKNLGIVVVDEQHRFGVHQRLALSAKGQGVDVLVMTATPIPRTLVLTGFGDMDVSRLTDKPAGRKPITTVSVSLDRLDEIISRVGAAIADGQKVYWVCPLVEESEKIDLAAVEDRHRVLEHALRQKVSLVHGRMSADEKDAAMADFKSGVTKVLVATTVIEVGVDVPDATIIVIEHAERFGLAQLHQLRGRVGRGDKPSSCVLLYKGPLGETAGARLNIMRQTNDGFLIAEEDLKLRGGGEILGTRQSGTPGFRIARAEEHADLMEVARDDARLILETDPDLESKRGEALRCLLYLFGRDAAIRLLRAG, encoded by the coding sequence ATGCGCCCACCGGTTCTCGATCCCCTGTTTGCTCCGGTTTCCACGCTTCCCGGAATAGGACCGAAGATCGCCAAGCTGGTCTCGGGACTGGTCGGCGGCCAGCCGGACCGCGACGCCACGGTGGCAGATCTCCTTTTTCACATTCCGCACAGCCTGATCGACCGGCGCCACCGGCCCGGGATCGCCTATTCGGAAAACGGCGACATCGTCACGTTGGATGTGATCATCGGCCGGCATATGGCACCACCGCGACATTCCAAGGCGCCTTACAAGATCAGCGCCCATGACGACACCGGCCAGATCAGCTTCGTCTTCTTTCATCCGCGCCGGGACTGGTTGGAAAAAACGTTTCCCGAAGGCGAGCGGCGGATCGTTTCCGGCAAGGTCGAATGGTTCAACGACCGTCCCCAGATGGTTCACCCGGACTATTCCCTGAAGCCGGAGGAAGCTGAAGAGATGCCGGCAATCGAGCCGGTCTATCCACTCACCGCGGGCCTTGCCGCAAAGACCCTGCAAAAGGCCGTCCGTGCCGCTGTCGACCGTCTGCCAAACCTGCCGGAATGGCTGAATGAAGCCCACCTCCACCAGACCGGCTGGCCGGATTTTTCCGAGGCACTCAAGACCCTGCATGCCCCGAAGGAGCAGCAGGACATCGACCCGGCCTCGCCCTACATGCAGCGCCTCGCCTATGACGAATTGCTGGCCAGCCAGCTGGCGCTGGCCATGGTCCGCGCCCATATGCGCACGCTTGGCGGCATCGCGCGGCAGCCGAAGGGCGACCTGCAGAAGGCGGTGATTGACGCCCTTCCCTTTCAGCTCACTGGCAGTCAGGCAAAAGCGATCCAGGAGATCAACGAGGACCTCGCCCAGCCTGTGCGCATGCTGCGCCTGCTGCAGGGGGATGTCGGCGCCGGCAAGACCGTGGTCGCCCTGGCCGCCCTCGCCCAGGTGATCGAAAGCGGCGCACAGGGCGGCTTGATGGCGCCAACGGAAATCCTGGCGCGCCAGCACTATGCGTCGATGAAGCCGCTCTGCGACAAGGCCGGCATCCGCCTCGCCCTGATGACCGGCAAGGACAGCCAGAAGGAAAGGCGGATCCGCCAGGAACAGCTCGATGCAGGCGAGATCGACCTGGTGGTCGGCACCCATGCGTTGTTCCAGGGCACGGTAACCTTCAAAAATCTCGGCATAGTCGTTGTTGACGAACAGCACCGCTTCGGTGTGCACCAGCGCCTGGCGCTGTCGGCCAAGGGCCAGGGGGTCGATGTCCTGGTGATGACGGCCACCCCCATCCCCCGTACGCTGGTTCTGACCGGGTTCGGCGATATGGACGTCTCCCGTCTCACCGACAAACCCGCCGGTCGAAAGCCGATCACGACGGTCTCCGTCTCGCTCGACCGTCTCGACGAGATCATCTCGCGCGTTGGCGCCGCCATCGCCGACGGCCAGAAGGTCTACTGGGTCTGTCCGCTGGTGGAGGAGTCGGAGAAGATCGATCTCGCCGCAGTCGAGGACCGGCACCGGGTGCTGGAACATGCGCTGCGGCAGAAGGTGTCCCTGGTGCACGGGCGCATGAGCGCGGACGAAAAAGACGCCGCCATGGCGGACTTCAAGTCCGGGGTCACCAAGGTCCTTGTCGCCACCACCGTGATCGAGGTCGGCGTCGATGTGCCGGACGCGACCATCATCGTGATCGAGCACGCCGAGCGGTTTGGCCTTGCCCAGCTCCACCAGTTGCGCGGCCGGGTCGGCCGCGGCGACAAGCCGTCATCCTGCGTGCTGCTGTACAAGGGCCCGCTCGGCGAAACGGCCGGAGCCCGGCTCAACATCATGCGCCAGACCAATGACGGCTTCCTGATCGCGGAAGAAGACCTGAAACTGCGCGGCGGCGGCGAGATTCTCGGCACCCGCCAGTCCGGCACGCCGGGCTTCCGGATCGCACGCGCGGAAGAGCATGCCGACCTGATGGAAGTTGCCAGGGATGACGCGCGGCTTATCCTGGAAACCGATCCGGATCTGGAAAGCAAACGCGGCGAGGCACTCCGATGCCTGCTCTACCTGTTTGGACGGGACGCGGCGATCAGGCTGCTGAGAGCCGGATGA